GCATTCGATGGCGCGTTCCCTGACTTCCCTCCCCAAAGCCGATGGCTTCCGTCTGCCCGGCGAATTCGAACCCAAGGCCGGTTGCTGGCTCGGCTGGCCGGAGCGCACCGACGTGTGGCGCAACGGTGCCAAACCGGCGCAGAAGGTCTGGGTGGATATTGTTACAGCGATTGCCAGCAGCGAGCCGGTCACCGTATGCGCCTCGGCTAGCCAGTACGCCAATGCTCGGCGCCAACTGCCGGCGCATGTGCGGGTGGTGGAAATGACCTGCAACGACACCTGGTTCCGCGACAGCGGCCCGGCCTTCCTGGTCAATGATGAGTCCGGTGAAGTGCGCGGTGTGGACTTCGAGTTCAACGCCTACGGCGGCCTTGATGGCGGCTTGTACTATCCGTGGGACAAGGATGATCAGATTGCGCAGAAAATCCTAGAAATCGAAGGTTACGACCGCTACCGCGCGCCCTTTATCGCCGAAATGGGCGGTATTCAGACCGATGGCCAGCGCACCCTGCTGACCACCGAGCAGTGCCTGCTCAACCGCAACCGTAATGCACATCTGGGCAAGGAGGAGATGACTCGCCGCCTACAGGACTATCTCGGCGCCGAGCAGGTGATCTGGTTGCCACGCGGCTGCAAGTTCGATGAAACCGACGGCCATATCGATGACCTGGCCTGCTTTGTCCGCCCCGGTGTGGTGGTGATGCAGTGGACCGACGACCGCAACGACCCGCAGTGGGAAATCTACCAGGAGGCCTACGACATCCTGCGCAGTACCCGCGATGCCCAGGGGCGCGAGCTGCAGATCCACAAGCTGCCGCAACCGCGTGTACTGGAATGGACGGCTGAAGAGGCCGAAGGCCTGGATCAGGATGATTCGACCCACACCCGTCAGGCCGGCACGCAGATCTGCGCCTCCTACATCAACTACTACGCCGGTAACTCGGCCATCGTCGTGCCGCTGTTCAACGATCCCTGCGACCGCGTGGCCCAGGCGACCCTGGCCGAGCTGTTCCCCCAGCACCGGATTATCGGTATCGAAAACTCCCGGGAAATCCTCCTCGGTGGCGGCAACGTCGCCTGTATCACCATGCCGCAATACGCCGCGCCCAAGCGCGCCTAGGAGGCCTCGATGAAACTGCATACCAGCATGTTGAGCATCGCGATCGGTCTGGCGGCCAGCGTTCAGGCGCTGGCGGCCGAAGTGCCGAAGCAGGTCAATCTGTTTATCTGGGGCGAGTACCTGGCACCGGATACCCTCAGCAGCTTCGAGCAGAGGACCGGGATCAAGGTGGTGGTCGACCACTTCGACTCGCTTGAAACCGTGGAAACCAAGCTGCTTACCGGACGCAGCGGTTACGACCTGGTGCTCACCGCTGGTCAGCATCTGCAGCGGGCGATCCAGAGTGGCGCGCTGCAACCGCTAGACAAGGCCGCGCTACCGCATTTCAACGGGCTTGATTCGGAATTCACCGGGCATATGGCCGCGTTTGACCCAGGCAATCGTTATGCCGGCCTCTATGTTTGGGGAACTACGGGTTTTGGTTATCAGCAGCAGGCTATTCATAAGCGCATGGCCAATGCGCCAACCGACAGCTGGGCCATGCTGATGGACCCAGCCGTCGTGGCGAAGTTTGCCGACTGCGGGGTGAGCTTTCTCAATGACCCCAATGAGGTGTTCGCAGCGGCGTTCCGTTACCTGGGCCTGGATATCAACCAACAGAGCCTGGATGATCTGAAACTGGCCGAAGCGCATCTGGCCAAGGTGCGGCCGTCGATTCGCTATTTCGACAACGACCGCAATATCACCGACCTGGCCAACGGCGATACCTGCCTGGCGATGTCATGGAACGGCAACGTGTCGATTGCTGCCGGCCAGGCTGAGCAGGCGGGCAAGCCCTACAGCCTGCACTACAGCATCCCGCGTGAAGGCACGCTGATCTGGTTTGATGCGATGGTAATCCCCAAGGATGCTCCGCATCCTGAGGCCGGCCTGGCGTTGATGGATCATCTGATGACACCCGAAGTGATCGCTGCCATCACCAACACCATCTATTACGCCAACGCCGTGCCAGCGGCTAATGCCGCGGTCGATCCAGCCATCCTCGCTGACTCTGGCACCTACCCAGCCGCAGACGTACGTGCGCAGCTGTACACCAAGAACGACAACGCCAAGGCCTTCAACCGCGCCTTGACCCGCGCCTTTAGCCGGCTTAAATCCGGTCTCTGAAGGCTCGTATTGTGCGCCGCGCCAACGCCATCCAGTGCTATGCCACTGGGTGGCGTTGCTGTTTCAGTGCCGAAGTTTGCTCAGTCTTGGCACTGCCAGCTTGACCCTGATGTGTCGATCAATATCTAATGATAAGCATTATCATTTGGTGCTTGTCGATCCACGCTCCTTGTTGCGTGGTCAGATTGATGCGGTGCAGGGGTGTGGCGGTGTTAGCGAACAATACGGCGTACGGGCGCCACGGCCATGGATAAACAACTCCATGGCCCGATTTCCCTGGTCTATCGCACCCTGCATGGCGAGCTGCTGAAGTTTCTCGGCAAGCGCCTGGACAGCTCCGCCGATGCGGCCGATCTGGCTCAGGATGCCTTCACCCAGTGGCTTGGCCGGGATGGTCGGGGTGATGTGCAACAGCCCCGCGCGTTTCTCTTTCAGATTGCACGCAACCTGCTGCGTGATCACTGGCGCCGCCAACAGTCACGCCCTCAGCTCTGCGCGGATGACGATGCACAGCATGGGTTAGACGCCATGGTTGATGAGCAGGGCGCCGGCCCCTTGGAAAAAGTCGAACAGCAGCAGCGTTTGCATCTGCTGGCCAGTGCCCTGGATGATCTGCCGCCGCGCCGGCGCGAGGCCTTCGTGCTGCATAAATTCGATGGTCTGTCCCAGGTTGAGGTGGCCGAGCGCATGGGGATTTCTCTGAGCATGGTGGAAAAGCACATTGCCAGTGCCTTGCTGCACTGCAAGCGACGTGTGCTAGGCCAACCCGTGTTGGAGCAGCTATGAGCCCAGGCATGCACAGGGAACATTCGCTTTCCATCGATGAACAGGCGGCCATCTGGTTTAGCCGGCGTTGCCGTGGCCCGCTATCGAGTGTTGAGCAGACGCAGCTGGATGCCTGGTTGGCGGCTGACCCGGCCCATGGGCGGGCACTGGCGGATATGCAACTGATCTGGACCGATC
This DNA window, taken from Pseudomonas sp. SG20056, encodes the following:
- the aguA gene encoding agmatine deiminase, which translates into the protein MARSLTSLPKADGFRLPGEFEPKAGCWLGWPERTDVWRNGAKPAQKVWVDIVTAIASSEPVTVCASASQYANARRQLPAHVRVVEMTCNDTWFRDSGPAFLVNDESGEVRGVDFEFNAYGGLDGGLYYPWDKDDQIAQKILEIEGYDRYRAPFIAEMGGIQTDGQRTLLTTEQCLLNRNRNAHLGKEEMTRRLQDYLGAEQVIWLPRGCKFDETDGHIDDLACFVRPGVVVMQWTDDRNDPQWEIYQEAYDILRSTRDAQGRELQIHKLPQPRVLEWTAEEAEGLDQDDSTHTRQAGTQICASYINYYAGNSAIVVPLFNDPCDRVAQATLAELFPQHRIIGIENSREILLGGGNVACITMPQYAAPKRA
- a CDS encoding extracellular solute-binding protein: MKLHTSMLSIAIGLAASVQALAAEVPKQVNLFIWGEYLAPDTLSSFEQRTGIKVVVDHFDSLETVETKLLTGRSGYDLVLTAGQHLQRAIQSGALQPLDKAALPHFNGLDSEFTGHMAAFDPGNRYAGLYVWGTTGFGYQQQAIHKRMANAPTDSWAMLMDPAVVAKFADCGVSFLNDPNEVFAAAFRYLGLDINQQSLDDLKLAEAHLAKVRPSIRYFDNDRNITDLANGDTCLAMSWNGNVSIAAGQAEQAGKPYSLHYSIPREGTLIWFDAMVIPKDAPHPEAGLALMDHLMTPEVIAAITNTIYYANAVPAANAAVDPAILADSGTYPAADVRAQLYTKNDNAKAFNRALTRAFSRLKSGL
- a CDS encoding sigma-70 family RNA polymerase sigma factor; the encoded protein is MDKQLHGPISLVYRTLHGELLKFLGKRLDSSADAADLAQDAFTQWLGRDGRGDVQQPRAFLFQIARNLLRDHWRRQQSRPQLCADDDAQHGLDAMVDEQGAGPLEKVEQQQRLHLLASALDDLPPRRREAFVLHKFDGLSQVEVAERMGISLSMVEKHIASALLHCKRRVLGQPVLEQL